One segment of Panicum virgatum strain AP13 chromosome 1K, P.virgatum_v5, whole genome shotgun sequence DNA contains the following:
- the LOC120702390 gene encoding ethylene-responsive transcription factor-like protein At4g13040 isoform X2 has protein sequence MVSLRRRRLLGLCSGKDSLPIDLPKPIENEKPVEVVHSNVKPFSVHPLPLTKTSDVLTKSSNGSDDSKEEKTQYYPGKEIKRRKRHRRKQYVDQEPCIMRGVYFKNMKWQAAIKVDKKQIHLGTVGTQDEAARLYDRAAFMCGREPNFELSEEEKQELRKYTWEDFLAVTRNTITSKKQRKVGLLRRSKADLFMGQSDGDTEMANGGGSSNSDNGDAETSAS, from the exons ATGGTTAGCTTGAGGCGACGTCGACTATTGGGGCTTTGTTCTG GGAAAGACTCATTGCCCATTGATCTTCCTAAGCCCATTGAGAATGAAAAACCTGTGGAAGTTGTGCATTCCAATGTGAAGCCATTCAGTGTACATCCATTGCCCCTG ACAAAGACTTCTGATGTGCTCACAAAATCTTCAAATGGTTCTGATGATTCAAAGGAAGAGAAAACACAATATTATCCAG GCAAGGAAATCAAGCGCAGAAAACGACATAGAAGAAAGCAGTATGTAGATCAAGAGCCATGCATTATGAGGGGGGTTTACTTCAAGAATATGAAATGGCAGGCTGCCATAAAAGTTGACAAGAAACAGATTCATTTGGGTACTGTTGGGACACAGGATGAAGCAGCCCGGCTTTATGATAG GGCTGCTTTTATGTGTGGAAGGGAGCCAAACTTTGAACTTTCTgaggaagagaagcaagaacTGAGGAAGTACACCTGGGAGGACTTCTTAGCAGTCACTCGCAACACAATAACCAGCAAAA AACAAAGGAAGGTTGGCTTGCTAAGGCGTAGCAAGGCGGACTTGTTCATGGGACAGAGTGATGGTGATACAGAGATGGCAAATGGCGGCGGCTCATCAAATTCTGATAATGGAGATGCCGAGACATCGGCATCTTAG
- the LOC120702390 gene encoding ethylene-responsive transcription factor-like protein At4g13040 isoform X1, with the protein MVSLRRRRLLGLCSVFVSGKDSLPIDLPKPIENEKPVEVVHSNVKPFSVHPLPLTKTSDVLTKSSNGSDDSKEEKTQYYPGKEIKRRKRHRRKQYVDQEPCIMRGVYFKNMKWQAAIKVDKKQIHLGTVGTQDEAARLYDRAAFMCGREPNFELSEEEKQELRKYTWEDFLAVTRNTITSKKQRKVGLLRRSKADLFMGQSDGDTEMANGGGSSNSDNGDAETSAS; encoded by the exons ATGGTTAGCTTGAGGCGACGTCGACTATTGGGGCTTTGTTCTG TTTTTGTTTCAGGGAAAGACTCATTGCCCATTGATCTTCCTAAGCCCATTGAGAATGAAAAACCTGTGGAAGTTGTGCATTCCAATGTGAAGCCATTCAGTGTACATCCATTGCCCCTG ACAAAGACTTCTGATGTGCTCACAAAATCTTCAAATGGTTCTGATGATTCAAAGGAAGAGAAAACACAATATTATCCAG GCAAGGAAATCAAGCGCAGAAAACGACATAGAAGAAAGCAGTATGTAGATCAAGAGCCATGCATTATGAGGGGGGTTTACTTCAAGAATATGAAATGGCAGGCTGCCATAAAAGTTGACAAGAAACAGATTCATTTGGGTACTGTTGGGACACAGGATGAAGCAGCCCGGCTTTATGATAG GGCTGCTTTTATGTGTGGAAGGGAGCCAAACTTTGAACTTTCTgaggaagagaagcaagaacTGAGGAAGTACACCTGGGAGGACTTCTTAGCAGTCACTCGCAACACAATAACCAGCAAAA AACAAAGGAAGGTTGGCTTGCTAAGGCGTAGCAAGGCGGACTTGTTCATGGGACAGAGTGATGGTGATACAGAGATGGCAAATGGCGGCGGCTCATCAAATTCTGATAATGGAGATGCCGAGACATCGGCATCTTAG